DNA from Leptospira koniambonensis:
GACTGAAGAAGGGAATAAAAGAAACAAAGGGGTCAAATTTTGACCCCTCCGGAAATTTCCAAAACGACTCCGTCTACCAGATCGTTTTGAGCGATGAATACCGCTGTGTTTGCGATTTCATCCGGTCTACCCAATCTACCAATCGGGATAAGAGCTTCCCATTTTTTGAGAGCTTCCGGGTTCATGTCTTTCATTACCATTTCAGTAGCGATGAATCCAGGTGCGATACCTGCGACTCTGATACCGTAACGGCTGAGTTCCTTCGCCCATAACTTTGTCATTGCGGCGACACCCGCTTTTGCTGCGGAATAATTGGTTTGGCCTGGGTTACCATGCATAGAAACGGACGCGATAGGGATGATCACTCCTTTGGTACCGTTATTTACCATTTGAACCGCTGCTTCTCTACCTGTTAAGAATACTCCAGTCAGGTTTACATCGATTACTGCCTGCCATTCTGCCAAAGACATTTTAGATGCAACCTTTCCAGTTTGTTTATCCGCTTTTATTAAGAGACCATCTCTTAATATCCCAGCATTCAAAACTGCAATGTCCACGGAACCGAAAGCGGAAACCGCTTTTTCCATGAGTTCAACGGCATCTTTTTCCTTAGAAACATCTGTCGGAACTGCGATTACCTTAGCGCCAAGCGCTTCGATCTCTTTTTTGGCTCCTGCAAGTTTTTCCTCGGAGATATCCGATAGAACGATATTGGCTCCCAATTTTGCAAAATGAAGGGCCATCTCTTTGCCTAAGCCTCCGGCGGAACCGGTGACTACGGCAGTCTTATTTGTGATTTCCAACTTGGTTGATTTCCTTACTTCTAATGGTTACATAATTGTCAGTGAAAGGGATTTCTACCCTGGCTACAGTTTCTGCAGGGCTCGTTTGGATCCTGAACAGGTTCGGATCGATATTCTCACTTTTTAGAAGGATCATGATAAGAGCGATACCTAGACCGGCTCCCTCAGTATTATCCATATTATCCATATAGAACTCGGCGATATCATTATACTCCATCGCCTTTCTCATCTTCTCCCTCATACGAGATTCTTCGATCTCGATTACAGGAGTATTATTAACTACTTCGACCACCAAACCTTCTGCTGCATAGGTTACCGAAATTTTGACAAAAACGCCTCTGGCAAGACAACGTTTACCGTATTCGTCAGCCATTTTTTCGGAGAAGTTCTGTTTGAATTGGGCCAGACCCTGGTCGTAATGTTCATGATTTCGGATATCCAAACCAAGATCTTCGAAGAAAACCCTTTTTTGGTTGGCCTTCACTCCGTTGATCGCCATTTCTTTGGTGATCGTATACAACATCTCTATGTATCTTGTTTGGCCTAATTTTTCCAGAACTTCTGTTAGAATACGCAAAACGTATTTTTCCAATTTGGAATTCATTCTGGAAGACTGAACTGAGATGCGGGAGCGGCTGAGGATGTAGTCTGAGAGCTGGGCGTCTAAATCTTTGAAACTTTTTGCCATGCTCGTTCAGTCCTCTGTGGGAGTAAAATCGATACCCAGTGTTTCCCCCAGGACGATTCATGCAATCAAAAATCAGCGGTTCCCAGATCTCAAAAAGGATACAAACTCCAAGGGTTGGCCGCGTCCGATCCGGGGGATCGGACCAAGCTCTCGCCTCCGGTCAAAAAATCGCATTCACGATTTTTTGACCCCGACTCGATCTTTCGCGGATGGTAAATCAATGTCTCTTTGTGCTTCCGTGAAATTTGTGCGAGACTTTATAATTTTTGTGTCTCACGCAGAGGCGCAAAGACGCGAAGATATAGATTGTTATCTCTGTGTGTTCAGTGAACTCTGTGCGATAATTTTGAGTTTTTAGGTTCACATGGAGTTCACGGAGGATAGTATTCTGGATTAAAGTATAATACCTGCTCCAACCTTGCCTATGTATTCTTGCAGGCTCCAAGCCTAACAGTGTGCGTAAGGATATTACACTATTTGTCTTACTGCTTTACATAATATTAATACTGCGACAGCGATGCGCAGGGGAAGTCGCTGGAAGCGACCGGAGCGACGCGTAGCCCGTAGCAGCGCGGTCCGAGCGAGAGCGAGCGAGTCGCCCCCAAATCTTTTAATAACTTCTTTTTCCGATTTTCACTTTTTTAAAATACTATACAAAAAAATAGTTTACAAAAGTATATAATCATACGAATAGTATGCTGTAGCTAAGAGGAAAAACCATGCTTCAGACAATTAGTATTCGAGATTTTGCATTGATTGAATCAGCCCAAATCGACTTAAGAGCGGGCTTGACTGCGATTACGGGAGAGACCGGTTCTGGAAAATCTCTCTTACTAGATGCTCTTTCTTCCTTACTCGGGGGAAAGAGTAGTACTATGGATATCCGAACAGGCTCGGACAAGTATTGTCTTGAAGCTGAATTCGATATTTCCCAAAATCCAGGCGCCATAACTTGGATGAGGGAACATGGATTTCCTCTAAGCGGTTCAGCTATAGTGATCAGAAAAGAATTCACTCGAGACGGAAAAACGAAAATTCAAATCAACCATTCACTTTCTTCTGCTCAGGTGCTTCGCGGTTTAGGAGAGATCCTATCCGAAGTACATAACCAAAATGATCAAATTCTACTTTTGGATAAAGCTCAGCAATTGGACATCTTGGATGGTTTTGCAGGTTTGCATACACTCCGAGGAGAAGTGAAAGAAGGATTTTTAACCTATAAAAGTCTCAAGAAGAGACTAGAGGAATTAGAATTATCTCATGCAGACAGAAACCGTAAAAAAGAGATACTTCAATACCAGATAGAAGAGATCCATACTGCTAATTTTAAATTGGGAGAAGAGGAGGAACTCAGTAAAGAAGAGAACCTACTCGTTCACGGAGAAAAACTCGCAGAGAACCTGGATATAATCACTAGTTACTTACATGAAAGTGAATCTTCTGTTTTAGGTATTTTTCCTAAGGTGCTTGCTGCGTCCGATAAGATTAAAGTTTTGAACGAATCATTAAACGAAATGGATTCCGCACTTAAGGAAGCATATGTTACGATTCGTGAGATAAATACCACTGCCCAAGACCAAAAGGAAGAGGTATTTTTCTCTCCCGAAAGGTTATCTCATGTTCAATCTAGGCTAGACCTGATCCAAAAGCTTAAGAAGAAATACGGAAATTCAATTTCTGAAATTTTAGAAACAAAGAAAAAAGCAGAAGATGAACTTTCTGCCTTAGAACAGAACTTAGATTCTAAAACTTCTCTGGAAAAAGAAAAGAAAAGGGCAGCAGATAAATTGACCCAAGCTTGTTTGCAGCTTTCCAAATCTAGACGTGAAGTATTAAACAAATTCGAATCCAAACTCAAATCAGAATTAGAAGTTCTGGGAATGAAGGGTGCCGGACTACAGGTAGTACTTCGTTGGGAAACAAGCCCAGAGGGAGAAGTAGAAGCCCAAGGAAAATCTTATTTGGTAAACGAATTCGGATTGGATCAGGCGGAATTCTATTTCAGCCCAAACCCTGGAGAAAAACCAAGACCTCTTCGTAAAATTGCTTCTGGTGGAGAGATTTCCAGAGTAATGTTGGCCATCAAAAGTGTGCTTGGTTCCAATTTTGATGGAAAAGTTTTAGTTTTTGATGAGATTGACTCTGGTCTGGGTGGAGAGATTGCTTCTGACGTAGCAAAAAAACTCAGAACCCTTTCTAAAACTCACCAAATCATATTGGTTACACATTTACAGCAGATTGCAGCTGCTGCAGATCATCATCTTCTAGTAAGTAAACGACTCCAAGAGGGAAGAACCGTCTCTGAAACGGAATTCTTAGGAATGGAGGAGAGAACCATGGAACTTGCGAGAATGATCGCGGGTCAAAATATCTCCAAAGGCGCTCTACATCACGCAAAGGAATTGCTCAAAAAGAAGGCGGTATAATTCGTCTTCTCAATTTCGCTTTTTACCGGGGCAGAATCTGCTTTCGGTAAAAAGGAAAACTTCCTTTTAAAAATCGTTTGGCAGGGACAGCCGAGTTGGAAACCCTACTCCTTGGAGAACCTCAAGCCGATATGATTCTTGCAAAAACAGATTCTTTGGTTTCCATTATTCCACCGGAAACCGTACCTATTCTGATCCTTCTAGTTTCTATAGTAGGATTTACAATCATCATCGAAAGGCTGATCTTCTTCTCTCGTTGGAAATCCATTACTCCGGACGATTGGAGAAGGGTAAAAGATCTACTCAGAGATAAAAACTATGACTCTGCTTCCGACTTGATGAGAAGCCTGAGCCAAGGCCCGGTCTCTCAGGTTTTACAAGCTGGTATTACCCAGTTTAAGAAAAATGCATCTTCTGTAGATGATGAGATTATAACCCAAGGATTAAACCAGATCCAAAGAATGGAAAAATTCCTTTCTCCGTTAGCAACAATCGCTACCATCTCTCCACTTTTGGGAGTATTGGGAACTGTTCTCGGGATCATTCGTTCCTTCGCAGAAGGTTCCGGAACAAGAGGAGCAGAAGTAGGGATCAGTGAGGCATTGATCACTACAGCTATGGGGCTTGCGGTTGCGATCCCTGCATATATTTTCCATAACTTCTTCCAAAAGAAAAAGGAAGATGCGATTTCCGAGATGGAAAGTCTTTCTGAGCAGGCTCTTAGGTTTTTAAAATAAGATGAAATTTAGAAAGTGGAGTCGGGGAGAAAGCGGAAGTTTTAGGGCAGGTCAAATTGAACTTGCGCCTATGATCGACGTTATCTGCTTCATCGTAATTTATTTTTTGATGAATGCGACTTTGGAAAAATCCACTGTCGTAAAAATAGAACTCCCTAGATCTTCTAGTACCGCTCAGGAAAAGAAAAAGGACGAATTGGTTATCACTGTCAATAAAGACGGAAAAATTTTCCTAGATAAAGACACTGAACCTGTTCCTTTGGAAAAACTGACTGAAAAAATAAAATTGTTCAATGGCCAAAACCAAGGCGACGACAAAGATAAAAAAGAACAGAGTAAAAATCGGGTGATTATCAGAGGGGATGGTGGAGCAAATTATCAAACCATCGTTAAGGTAATCGATAAAGTGAACGAAGCCGGAGTAACAAGATTTAATCTTGCGATGGTTCGTCAACCGGGAGGTCAGTGATCCGCTCAGGTGGATCTAAAGACTTATTTCGAGAAGGGAAGAACCTTCTCGATTTTAAATAAAGCCTTAAGGCGATTTCAAAAGACTCTTGAAACGAAAAGTATCTATATATAAATCCTTTGCCGTTATTTTTGTAAGCGGATTCTTTTTTTACTCCGGCGAGATCTCTCAACTTTTCTCCAAGAAAAGCGATTATTTCGGAAAGATCGTAAAAGAAATAAAATTTAACGGAAACAAGAACACATCCGACTCGGATATCAGTGGTCTTTTGGAACTCCGAACAGGTAAACTTCTTACCAAAGGGATCATTGACCGAGACTTAAAGGCATTATTTGCTTCTGGATTCTTCTACTTTATAGATATTAAAGCGGAAGAAATGGAGGGTGGTGTTCGGGTCATTTTCGAACTCAGAGAAAGACCGAGAGTCAAGGACATAGAATTTATTGGGGCAGACGAGGTTTTTCCTGCTGATCTCCGAGACAAAATGCCTTTAAAGGACAATGAGGTAATCACTCCTCAAAAAGTTACCAAGTCCAGAGATATTATATTACAAAAATATAAAGACGAAGGATTCTTCCTTGCTTATGTAAAAGTAGAGCTTGGAAAACCTGATCCAAAAACTAACTTAGTAAAAGTCCGCTTCATCATCGACGAGGGAGAAGAAATCCCAGTCGCAAAGATCAATATTTACGGCAACGAAACCATCGAAACTTCTGAGATCTTAGGTCTTATGGAGTTAAAAGAAGAAGGTTTATTCGAAGGTGGTAACTTCAAAGAAAGTTCCTTCGAAAAAGATAAAGAAGTTATCCAAGCTTATTTGAGAAGTAAAGGATACTTGGATTCAGAATTGATCCGAGAAGGTACAAACTGGGAGATCCATTGGGAAAACCCCGAAAAGAAAAATAGAAGGGTAATCATAGTCAATATCAAACTCTACGAAGGGCAGGTGTATTATTTTAACGGATATACCGTTGCTCATGATATGACTACTGACGGTGACGGCAGACCCATCTTCTTGAACAAAGAGAATAACCCGCCTGAAACTCCGAAAGATAAACTAAAACCTTTATTCACGGTCCCAGAGATCGAAAAATCCCTGGATTATAGTTCCAAAGACGCGGGCGAAATTTTCGACGAGACTGTATTCTCCAGAGATAGAGCTACTGTAAACGAACTCTATGGATCCAAAGGCCATATTTTTGCTCAGGTAATTCCAAGAAGAAAGATCGTTTCTTTAGATTCAGAAAGTTTAGAATATTATGAAAATTGCGCCTCCAGAAGAACTGAGGTGGAAAAAAAGTCCTGCGAAGAAGAATATAAACAATTAAATATTCGTAAATTAAGGGAAATTTACAGAGATAACCCAGAGCTAAGGGGACGTAAATTTGTTCACGTAGACTTTACTGTTCGCGAGAACAACTTGGCTCAGATCGAAAACGTAATCATCAAAGGGAATAAAAAAACTCAGGACAAAGTAATTCGTAGGGAGTTACTTTTCAAACCTGGGGATTTATTCGATTCAAGTTTAGTAAACCGTTCCAGGGAAAGGATCTTCAACCTTGGTTACTTCAAAGAAGTAAACTTTAATATGAGACCCGGATCAGATGATACTAAGATGAACCTGGTCATCGAAGTATTGGAACAACCTACCGGAACAGTTTCCATGGGTGGTGGTTACGGAACTATCACTGGATTTACTATCTTTACGGAAATTGGGGAGAATAACCTAAACGGAACTGGACAAAAAGTTTCTGGTCGTTTGGAGTTTGGACCTTATCGAAGATCATTCCAGATCTCTTGGACTGAGCCTTGGATGTATGATACTCCTTGGTCTCTATCACTTTCCTTGTTCTATTTTTCTCGAACCATATTCTTAGGTTCTACTTCTACGATCTCTATTTCGGATAGTACAACTTCTCCAACTGTAGAGAATGCAACCTATGATAATAATGGTTTGGGGGTCACCATGGGAGTGGCTCACAGGCTTGGAACAAACTGGACCCACTTTCATAGATATACTCCTGCATTTTATTCATATTCTAACCCGACTGCACTTGTGTCAGATGCGGTTTTGGCTAACGTAAGAAGAGGATGGCAGTTCCGTTCACAGGTAACGAATGGTCTTGCTTATGATATCCGAGATAACGTATTTGCTCCTACTCGTGGTTACGATCTTCTCTTCCAAGTAGATAACGTAGGACAATATTTGGGCGGGTCTTCTCACTTCGACCAATATAGGATCTTAGCGGAATATTATCATACATGGTTTGATTTTACTTTCGGTGGTTTGATCCGGAACAATGCTCTTCGTAGATGGAGAGTGGTCCAAGAGTTCAGGACTTCTGATACTTTTATTTTCCAAAGGTCTCCTGCAGGAGGATCTCATAACCAAGATCCTGTCCAGGATCCTTATATCCGTCCTCAGGATTTACTCATCATTGGTGGTTACGAATCCTTGAGAGGTTGGTATTATAACGACCAAAAGTATCCTGTAGAGTGGAGAGATGGCGCCCAACATCGTCTACTTTTTGATACAGAGATCCGTATTCCTATAGAACCAAGCTTACTCTGGCTTGTGGTGTTCTTGGATGGTGGAGCACTTTACGAACAGGTGAATCGCGCGACAGGAACTAAAAAAGATTATTTCGAATCTTACGATAAGAATAAGGAAGATCAGATTGCTGCAAACCCGATCGGTTGGTACATCCAAAACAATTTCAATTTGCAGAATGGACGTAAGGCTGACGTAACCTACGATGAATTGAATAACCCAGGAAGATTGATCTTATCGTCAGATAACGTTGCAATGGATAGAATGAGATATTCTTGGGGTGTGGGTTTAAGGGTACAGATCCCAGTTCTTCCTTTACGTATTTACTTCGCTCAAAAATTAAAACCTACCGGAAATTTCTGGGCACCTTTCGAAAGATATGAATCGGATAATGCATTCCAGTTCGTATTCGGTATCGGTGATTACCGATTCTAAGGAGTTTTTGCTTTGTCAGTTGATCTAGTACAAGGCCTGAATGATCCTCAGAAAGCCGCAGTCGAAAGACTGGAAGGTCCTGTTTTAATATTAGCAGGTGCAGGTTCCGGAAAAACCAGAGTAATCACTCATAGGATCGCAAACCTGATCCTGAATAAAAGAACAGATTCTATTTGCGCTCTTACTTTTACTAATAAGGCCGCTGCAGAAATGTTAGAAAGAGTGGCTAAACTTGTACCTTCCATTCCTTGGAATGTGCAGATCAAAACATTTCACTCTTTATGTTTGTATATTTTAAGAAGGGAAACTTCTTATTTGGGGATGCCTTCCGGATTTACTGTTTATGATTCTGTATTACAGGAATCTTTAATTAAACAAGTGATCAAAGATCTGCATGAAGATCCTAAACAATACAAACCTTCTTCTTTGACCGGGATATTTTCTTCTTGGAAGGATGGACTTTCTGATTCAGATTCTTATATCCGAAAAGAGAATTTTTCCCATAGATCGCAGATGATATCAAACATCTATGAAGAATACGAAAAACGTAAAAAGAAAAACCAAGCTTTAGATTTCGGGGACCTGATCCAAAAGACTGTGGAATTATTCAGAAATAACCCCTCTGTTCTACAATCCTACCAAGATAGATGGAATTATATCATGGTGGATGAGTATCAGGATACAAACAAGGCACAATACACATTGGTGCGTCTACTTTCTGGAGACAGAGGGAATCTTTGTGTGGTCGGAGACGACGACCAGTCCATCTATTCTTGGAGAGGAGCAGATATTTCGAATATTCTAAATTTCGAAAGTGATTTTCCGAATGCTTATGTAGTAAAGCTTGAGGAAAACTATCGCTCAACTTCCAGGATTATTCGTGCAGCTTCCAAGGTGATCGCAAATAATAGCGGAAGAAAAGAGAAAGAATTATTTACAAATAATGAATTGGGAGAACCTATCTCTGTTTCCCAATTCGAGAATGAAACGGAAGAAGCTTACGATATAGTCAAAAAAATCAGAGCAGGATCTGCAAGAGGTGCGGACTACAAGGATTTTGCGATCTTCTACCGGACAAATGCTCAGTCCAGATACTTTGAAGAAGGACTTAGATCTTCCGGTATTCCGTATAAAATTTTTGGCGGATTCCGATTCTTTGATAGAGCAGAGATCAAGGACATGATCGCTTATCTAAACGTGGTAGCAAATCCTATGGATTCCAATTCTTTATTAAGAATTGTGAATACTCCTCCTAGAGGAATTGGCGAAGCAAGTATAGAGAAGATCAGGACATTCTCCTTAGATAAAGGGATTTCATTCTTAGAAGCAATTGGACATCCCGATCTTCCCTTAAAAAAAGCAAGTTTAGGAAAAGCTAAAGAACTTTATCATCTATTCGAAGATTTGATCGATAGAAAAGAAAAAGGTGAGCTACCTTCTAAAATCGCTTTGGAGATTGTGGGAAGATCCGGTTGGATCGATTATATGGAAAGAGATGCACATGATGAGGAAGCTGTCTCTAAAGTAGAGAACGTGAGAGAATTCGTGAATTCAATCGAAGAATACGAATCTCGTGAAGATTCTCCAAATTTAGAAGAATATCTGAACCAGATCAGCCTTCTTACCTCCGAAGAGGATTCTGCACAACTCACTGACTATGTTCATCTTATGACTGTCCATAACGCTAAAGGACTGGAATTCCCTACAGTGTTTCAGACAGGTTTGGAAGAAGGGACCTTTCCCCATTCCATGAGTTTGGAAGAACCGAATGGAAAGGAAGAAGAAAGAAGGCTTTTTTACGTAGCATTGACCCGTGCCAGAGTGAAATTATATCTCAGCTATTCCAGGACCTCTCGAAAATTTGGAAAAGTAGAGGACCGGATCCCGTCCAGTTTCCTTCCTGAAATTCCCGCTGAATGTTTCGGAGAAGAAGGTATCCTCGCCCAAAAAGGAGTTCGCAGGCCTTCCGGGCCTCCGTCGGCTTCTTCAGGAGCTTACAAAATCCCTGAAACTCCAAGGGAAAGGGAAGATTCTTCCAGACCTTTGGGAGAAGAGGCGGATATCCAAGAAGGAGATAAGGTCAAACATGCCCAATTTGGCCTCGGACTGGTAGTTTCTGTGCAGGGAACTGGTAAAAACCGAAAAGTAAAAATTAAGTTTGGGGGTCTGGAGAAGAACTTTTTCCTTGCCTATACCCCCTTAGAGAAATTATAACAAGGGGGAAAGTTCACCCCTTAAAATACCGATATTATTCACAAGAACATAGGAGAAACAATGAAACGGATCGTGATACTATCCTTGGCTATCTGCCTCGGGACCCCATTGTTTGCTGGAAAAGTCAGCGGTTTAGTAGAAGAATTTAATAAAGTAGAAGAATTTAATAAGAATCGAAAAGTTTCTGAATCCGCTAAAAAAGCGTTACTGGAAAAAAATCTTCTCTCCGCTTTAAAATACAGCCTTCATCGTAAATACTTGGATTATAAGGAATACACTAAGGATCTAAAGGCAGATTCTATTTCTTATGAGCCTCAAAAAGGAACTTTTGGAGTGTATGTAAAATATAAAACGTATATCGTATTTTACAGTTATCTAATGGATCCAGAAATTTATCTGCAAACTCCTATCAACGAGGTCTTCTACGTTCGTCCAGACAATTTGGACGAAGAGCCTCATAAGGAAGATAAACAACCTGCTCAGCCAGCAGGAAAATAATCTCTTTTCATGCGATTTCCGGAAGAAGCGGAATTAGTTTCTAAACTTGTTCTGGAAGCCGCAGATAGGATCTTTTCTATCTATGGAACAAATTTCCATGTGATGGAAAAATCCAAAGGTGATCCTCTCACCGAAGCTGACCTGCAAGCGAACGAGATCATAGCAGGCGGCATCCGCAAAATTTTAAAAGATAAAGTTTATTCCGAAGAAGATTCAGATTTTTCTCATTCTTCTCTACAAGGAGAAAGAGTTTGGATCTTAGACCCAATTGATGGCACTAGAGAATTTGTAGCTAAAAATCCAGAATTTGCAATAAGCCTTGGACTTCTGGAAGAAGGTAGGCCTGTTTTTGGGATCGTTATGAACCCAGCGACTGGAGAATTTTTTTGGGGATTAGAAGGTAAGGGAGCATATTATACAATCTTAAAATCTCCTTATATCGAAAATAAGATCGATTGGGAAAATACTTTTTATCTTCCAAAATTAGACTCTTCTGAACTTCCTAAAATTTTAGTCTCCATTTCTGAAACAAAGGCAGGGCTTTTCAAAAAGTTAAATTACGGAAATGATTTCATATTAGAGCCAAAAGGTTCCATTGCTTATAAACTCGCACTCGTTGCAGTTGGAAAATATCCTTTAACACTTTCTCTTAGGCCGAAAAATGATTGGGACGTAGCAGGTGGAATTGCAATACTCAGAGCTTCTTTAGGAAAAGATATAGAAATCCGTTCTGGTAAAGATTATCCATTCTTAACTTCTAAATTAGGTATAGGTTTACTTGCTGGAGAGTCAGAGCTTGTGACTCAGTTTTGGGAAAAGTTTAAAACTTCCCTCCAAGGTTCTGTTAGAGATCGTTGGTAAATCAATTTTAGAAAAGGCCATTCCTAGCTTGTCCAATCTAAACAGAAAAAAATACAAAATAGCCTTGGATGCAAGGCCACTATCCACACCAGTTTCAGGAGTTGGCAGGTTGATTGAATCTGTCCTCAAAGGTTTCGAAAAAGACCCTGATTTTGAATTTTATCTTTTTTCTCATAGGCCGATTCATGAGGGTTATGGCGATCTATTCAAAAATCCGAATATAAAACCTGTAATTGGAGAGGGCTTATTCTCTAAAAAAGGAGGGATTTATTTTGCATTATATCTTCCTTTCCAACTCAGAAAATATGAGATAGATTTGTTTTGGGGAACTCAACAGGTATTTCCATTATTCTTATCTAAGAGTATTCCTGGAGTTTTGACTTACCATGATTTTGTGGCGTACCGTTTTCCGGAAACAATGAGGCCCATTGCAAGATTCCAGCAGCTTTTTTACTTAAGAAGAAGTATCCAAAGAGCTGATTTTATATTAGCAAACTCTGAATTCACTTCTTCTGAGATCTTAAAGTATTCTTCCTTTCCTAAGGATAAGATAGATGTAATCTATCCGGGATATGATCCTAAAGAGATCCAAAAGATCAAAACTCCCCCTACAAAACGGATCTCTAAATTGCCTAAAAAATTTTTCTTAACAGTTTCTACATTAGAACCTCGTAAAAATTTCGGAACACTTCTAAAGGCTTATCAAGAATTCAGAAAAGAAAGATCGGATCTAATTTGGGTTCATGCTGGGAAGGAAGGTTGGGAATCTCCAGAGTTCTTGGAAAAATTCAAAACATCTTCCGCATCTGGTGAACTTTACTGGTTTGATTTTGTAAGTGAAGAAGAGTTAAAATATTTATATTCTCAGGCGAGTCTATTCGTGTTTCCTTCTATTTACGAAGGATTTGGGATCCCACTTTTGGAAGCCCTTGCTTATTCTCTTCCTTGTATCGTTTCCGATCTAGAGGTATTTAAAGAAATAGGTAAAAAATCCTGCATATATATTCCTCCAGAATCAGTGGAAGAATGGAAGAATGCGATCATTGGTTTTCAAAAGAAGAAGTTCAAATTTCCAAAGGTCGATCTGAAAAGATTTGAAAGGAAAAAATCTGCGGCACTCGTGAAAAAGATTTTCAGAGATTTAGTTTTTTCCAAAAAGTCCTAAAATTTTTTGGAAAAAAGATTTTGTCCCGACTTCTATCGTTCCTGAAAAAATAATATCAGTAGATGATTTCCAATGGATATGGATTCGATTTCTATCCAAGGCTTGGAAATAAATTTGTTCGGTTGGACTAACATTCCAAACGAATAGATCTTCTTTTCTTTCCCAAAAATTATCCGTCCAGTCAGTGCAGATCTTTTCTATAGTTTTGCTGGATCTTAATTGCAGTATAAATCCTTTTTTAGGATCTAAAAATGCGGAGAGGATGGGTGGTTTGGCAGAATCTTGTGGGGATCCTGAATCAAAATGGATACCTTCTCCTTTGAATCTTCTTCCTTCCAAATAATATTGGAATTCTGAAAATTGGAAAAAATAATTATAGATCCTGGTTTCTTCCAAGGCTGAAAACCTTGTACAAGTTTTTGACCTCCGCTCTTTAAAGCAAGGTGGAATTGGAAGTAAATGACTTGTAGCTTTGATTCTTATTTGTAATCTGGAAGTATGGTTTTTAGAAAAGCCTGGCCTGTTTTCCTCCTTCTTCTTTCTATTTTATTCTTAAACGATTGCAAATCGGACGAACAACCTCTGCTATACCAGGTGACACTTCAGGATTGGGATGGGAATTCCCACAAGTTTTCAGAAGACAAAGGCAAGTTAGTGGTCTTGGATTTCTGGGCAAGCTGGTGTGAACCTTGCAAAAAAGCTGTTCCTGTAGTGGAAAAACTGAGAGGAAAATTGAAAGATTCTCCTGCGGTCGTGTTAGGTGTGAATACAGAAGACGACCTAAGTTTGGAAGAAATC
Protein-coding regions in this window:
- a CDS encoding SDR family NAD(P)-dependent oxidoreductase; protein product: MEITNKTAVVTGSAGGLGKEMALHFAKLGANIVLSDISEEKLAGAKKEIEALGAKVIAVPTDVSKEKDAVELMEKAVSAFGSVDIAVLNAGILRDGLLIKADKQTGKVASKMSLAEWQAVIDVNLTGVFLTGREAAVQMVNNGTKGVIIPIASVSMHGNPGQTNYSAAKAGVAAMTKLWAKELSRYGIRVAGIAPGFIATEMVMKDMNPEALKKWEALIPIGRLGRPDEIANTAVFIAQNDLVDGVVLEISGGVKI
- a CDS encoding histidine kinase — translated: MAKSFKDLDAQLSDYILSRSRISVQSSRMNSKLEKYVLRILTEVLEKLGQTRYIEMLYTITKEMAINGVKANQKRVFFEDLGLDIRNHEHYDQGLAQFKQNFSEKMADEYGKRCLARGVFVKISVTYAAEGLVVEVVNNTPVIEIEESRMREKMRKAMEYNDIAEFYMDNMDNTEGAGLGIALIMILLKSENIDPNLFRIQTSPAETVARVEIPFTDNYVTIRSKEINQVGNHK
- the recN gene encoding DNA repair protein RecN; translation: MLQTISIRDFALIESAQIDLRAGLTAITGETGSGKSLLLDALSSLLGGKSSTMDIRTGSDKYCLEAEFDISQNPGAITWMREHGFPLSGSAIVIRKEFTRDGKTKIQINHSLSSAQVLRGLGEILSEVHNQNDQILLLDKAQQLDILDGFAGLHTLRGEVKEGFLTYKSLKKRLEELELSHADRNRKKEILQYQIEEIHTANFKLGEEEELSKEENLLVHGEKLAENLDIITSYLHESESSVLGIFPKVLAASDKIKVLNESLNEMDSALKEAYVTIREINTTAQDQKEEVFFSPERLSHVQSRLDLIQKLKKKYGNSISEILETKKKAEDELSALEQNLDSKTSLEKEKKRAADKLTQACLQLSKSRREVLNKFESKLKSELEVLGMKGAGLQVVLRWETSPEGEVEAQGKSYLVNEFGLDQAEFYFSPNPGEKPRPLRKIASGGEISRVMLAIKSVLGSNFDGKVLVFDEIDSGLGGEIASDVAKKLRTLSKTHQIILVTHLQQIAAAADHHLLVSKRLQEGRTVSETEFLGMEERTMELARMIAGQNISKGALHHAKELLKKKAV
- a CDS encoding MotA/TolQ/ExbB proton channel family protein is translated as MILAKTDSLVSIIPPETVPILILLVSIVGFTIIIERLIFFSRWKSITPDDWRRVKDLLRDKNYDSASDLMRSLSQGPVSQVLQAGITQFKKNASSVDDEIITQGLNQIQRMEKFLSPLATIATISPLLGVLGTVLGIIRSFAEGSGTRGAEVGISEALITTAMGLAVAIPAYIFHNFFQKKKEDAISEMESLSEQALRFLK
- a CDS encoding ExbD/TolR family protein yields the protein MKFRKWSRGESGSFRAGQIELAPMIDVICFIVIYFLMNATLEKSTVVKIELPRSSSTAQEKKKDELVITVNKDGKIFLDKDTEPVPLEKLTEKIKLFNGQNQGDDKDKKEQSKNRVIIRGDGGANYQTIVKVIDKVNEAGVTRFNLAMVRQPGGQ